From Calothrix sp. PCC 6303, a single genomic window includes:
- a CDS encoding ArsR/SmtB family transcription factor, with translation MRFLYHPDRKDMTLAGVLYAFGDPVRLEIVRQLATIGEQCCAGFDFAIAKSTMSNHFKILRESGVVLTRKEGTQHINTLRRDDLEILFPGLLDAVLRSAQPLPICTEEAPEVPVLVSN, from the coding sequence ATGAGATTTTTGTATCACCCAGACCGGAAAGACATGACCTTAGCAGGTGTATTATACGCCTTTGGCGACCCAGTTCGCCTCGAAATCGTGCGACAATTGGCAACAATTGGTGAGCAATGTTGCGCTGGATTTGATTTTGCGATCGCAAAATCAACAATGTCCAACCATTTCAAGATTTTGCGCGAATCTGGAGTAGTTTTGACCAGAAAAGAAGGAACACAACACATCAACACTTTGCGACGAGATGATTTGGAAATATTATTCCCAGGTTTGCTAGATGCGGTGTTACGTTCAGCACAACCATTGCCGATTTGTACTGAAGAGGCACCAGAAGTCCCGGTTTTAGTCAGTAACTAA
- the trxA gene encoding thioredoxin, with amino-acid sequence MSSVTHVTEATFKQEVMESEIPVLVDFWAPWCGPCRMLSPVVDEVAVEYEGQVKVVKLNTDQNPTVASHYGIRSIPTLMVFKGGRQVDTVVGAVPKTTLSKTLSQYL; translated from the coding sequence ATGTCATCCGTTACTCATGTTACAGAAGCCACATTTAAGCAGGAAGTCATGGAAAGTGAAATACCAGTATTAGTAGATTTTTGGGCACCCTGGTGTGGTCCTTGTCGGATGCTTTCCCCTGTAGTAGATGAAGTTGCTGTCGAGTACGAGGGACAGGTGAAAGTGGTAAAGCTGAATACTGATCAGAATCCTACGGTTGCTAGCCATTATGGGATTCGCAGTATTCCCACACTGATGGTATTCAAAGGCGGTCGTCAGGTAGATACGGTTGTCGGCGCAGTGCCAAAAACAACTTTATCTAAAACTTTATCACAGTATTTATAA
- a CDS encoding sterol desaturase family protein, giving the protein MDLPDLTLIISILLFISLENTFPFFKFRSSFSQRTYPNLLLAIINITLSNFSLVVLLNWIWQQNSWYGLLNWIQLPWVAAVISFLVLDLYMYWWHRLIHIFPLGWRFHQVHHVEMSMNTSTAYKFHPIEVLMSGLPKLLLIWFLGIKPNYLLFYEVILSVGLIFHHSNWSIPWKLDKYLSYLIVTPNYHRLHHSQSIKDSQSNYASFFTIWDRVFKSYRYPRYPEKIQLGLFEYNQDLDIVKLIFLPFKNHRFFDKMHPKL; this is encoded by the coding sequence ATGGATTTGCCAGATTTAACACTCATAATTAGTATTTTATTATTTATCAGCCTCGAAAATACTTTCCCGTTTTTTAAATTTAGGTCTAGCTTTTCCCAAAGAACTTACCCTAACTTACTATTAGCGATAATTAACATCACTTTGAGTAACTTTTCTCTAGTAGTTTTACTCAATTGGATTTGGCAGCAAAATTCTTGGTATGGTTTACTAAACTGGATTCAATTACCTTGGGTAGCAGCGGTAATATCTTTTTTAGTTTTAGATTTATATATGTATTGGTGGCATCGTTTAATACATATTTTTCCATTAGGATGGCGATTTCATCAAGTTCATCATGTGGAGATGTCAATGAATACATCTACCGCTTATAAATTCCATCCAATCGAAGTTTTAATGTCAGGTTTACCTAAGTTATTGTTAATTTGGTTTTTGGGAATTAAACCTAATTATTTACTATTTTATGAGGTAATTTTGTCGGTGGGATTAATTTTCCATCATAGTAATTGGTCAATACCCTGGAAGTTAGATAAATATCTAAGCTATTTGATTGTAACTCCCAACTACCACCGCTTACATCATTCGCAATCAATCAAAGATAGTCAATCCAATTATGCCAGCTTTTTTACTATCTGGGATAGAGTATTTAAATCTTACCGCTATCCAAGATATCCTGAAAAAATTCAATTAGGATTGTTTGAATATAATCAGGATTTAGATATCGTCAAGTTAATTTTTTTGCCATTCAAAAATCATCGTTTTTTTGATAAGATGCACCCTAAGCTATGA
- a CDS encoding rhodanese-like domain-containing protein, with product MRKSYINHISMPKLSKLKKWLLFGVSLFLFANIEFNLTLSTFPEVEFFGDSSEATQIFQITVESLKSFIDSQANNFATNFIIVDVRTPQEYQITKISDAVNIPLADIQQGTGIQKVKSIAKNQKIILYCSAGVRSAKALKLLNQAGISGINLQGGIREWRTKIEPTMPKS from the coding sequence ATGAGAAAAAGTTATATCAATCATATATCGATGCCAAAATTGAGTAAATTAAAAAAGTGGCTTTTATTTGGAGTCAGTTTATTCTTATTTGCGAATATAGAATTTAACCTTACCTTAAGTACATTTCCAGAGGTGGAATTTTTTGGTGATTCATCTGAAGCTACTCAAATTTTTCAAATAACTGTGGAAAGTTTAAAAAGTTTTATTGATAGTCAAGCTAATAATTTTGCAACCAATTTTATAATTGTAGATGTTCGCACCCCCCAAGAATATCAAATTACCAAAATTTCGGATGCTGTAAATATACCTCTGGCAGATATTCAACAAGGTACAGGAATTCAAAAAGTAAAATCGATAGCTAAAAATCAGAAAATAATTCTCTATTGTTCAGCGGGTGTGCGTTCAGCTAAAGCTTTAAAATTACTTAATCAAGCTGGAATTTCCGGAATTAATCTTCAAGGAGGAATCCGGGAATGGAGAACAAAAATTGAGCCAACTATGCCGAAATCTTAG
- a CDS encoding alkene reductase translates to MNTTDVNLFAPYKLAKLELPNRVIMAPLTRQRAGEGNVPHELNATYYAQRASAGLIIAEASQVCPQGQGYPHTPGIHSPEQVAGWKLVTNAVHQHGGRIFLQLWHVGRISHPDFQPDGALPVAPSAIKPSGEALTFEGMKPYVTPRALETEEIAEIIQQYRRGAENALAAGFDGVEIHAANGYLIDQFLRNSTNQRTDNYGGSVENRARFLLEITETVTSVWGGNRVGVRFSPSGTFNDIADSDPAAIFGYATEALNSFDLAYLHIFEAVEADIRHGGRVLPTSYLRSLYNGTLMVNGGYDRHRADAVITTGQADLVAFGTLFISNPDLPQRLALDAPLNQANPKTFYGGGATGYTDYPTLQV, encoded by the coding sequence ATGAATACGACTGATGTAAATTTGTTTGCCCCTTACAAGTTAGCTAAATTAGAGCTGCCTAACCGGGTGATAATGGCACCGTTGACCAGACAAAGGGCGGGTGAGGGGAATGTCCCCCATGAGCTAAATGCTACCTACTATGCTCAACGTGCTAGTGCCGGATTAATTATTGCTGAGGCTTCCCAAGTTTGCCCCCAAGGGCAGGGGTATCCCCATACACCAGGTATCCATTCTCCAGAACAGGTGGCAGGTTGGAAGTTAGTCACCAACGCAGTGCATCAACATGGGGGGAGAATTTTCTTACAGTTATGGCATGTGGGCAGGATTTCCCATCCTGATTTTCAGCCGGATGGGGCTTTACCTGTGGCTCCTTCGGCTATTAAACCTAGTGGGGAGGCTCTAACTTTCGAGGGGATGAAGCCTTATGTGACACCAAGAGCCTTGGAAACTGAGGAAATTGCTGAAATAATCCAACAGTATCGCCGAGGTGCAGAAAATGCTTTAGCGGCGGGCTTTGATGGGGTGGAAATTCATGCGGCAAACGGTTATTTAATTGATCAATTTTTACGTAATTCCACAAACCAACGAACGGATAATTATGGTGGTTCTGTGGAAAATCGTGCGAGATTCCTATTGGAAATTACGGAAACTGTAACCAGTGTTTGGGGTGGAAACCGCGTAGGTGTGAGATTTTCTCCTAGTGGCACCTTTAATGATATTGCAGATTCTGACCCGGCAGCCATTTTTGGTTATGCGACGGAAGCTTTGAATTCCTTTGACTTGGCATATCTGCACATTTTTGAAGCTGTGGAAGCAGATATTCGTCATGGAGGAAGAGTTTTACCTACTAGCTATTTGCGATCGCTTTACAATGGAACCTTGATGGTGAATGGTGGTTATGATCGTCACCGTGCAGATGCAGTAATTACAACTGGACAAGCTGATTTAGTGGCTTTTGGGACTTTGTTTATTTCTAATCCTGATTTGCCGCAGCGTTTAGCTTTGGATGCTCCTTTAAATCAAGCAAATCCAAAGACATTTTACGGTGGAGGGGCGACAGGGTATACTGATTATCCTACTTTACAGGTTTAA